The Scomber japonicus isolate fScoJap1 chromosome 9, fScoJap1.pri, whole genome shotgun sequence genome includes a region encoding these proteins:
- the LOC128365195 gene encoding tumor necrosis factor ligand superfamily member 15-like, with product METLHGSESPTCACKINDMEEEDYCSGEEEILPRQNTLSQLVSQRERRLQQIVWFLAVILAVVLLLAAALLVGLLLGLRAEPADTQHSKHSERFSSDSSNEHHKEMEDMIPSAMLTRPTEMNSSLPYLEWESKLGNVHVEGGFNYSHGNLVVPRKGKYRVYLQITYEGDQSESCNGEKMVLKNSVFLFSDSYRKDTLLLSSQDTVKCDMHNWSKSLYTAASFELEANSRLWVRSSHPGFIAKNYVFTFFGAEFQTGHVSDT from the exons ATGGAGACGCTGCACGGGAGCGAAAGTCCGACCTGCGCGTGCAAAATCAACGACATGGAAGAAGAAGATTACTGCTCTGGAGAGGAGGAAATCTTACCCCGGCAAAACACTTTAAGTCAACTTGTCAGTCAGAGGGAGAGGCGACTTCAGCAGATAGTGTGGTTCTTAGCCGTGATTCTGGCTGTAGTGCTGTTActagctgctgctctgctggtcGGCCTGCTGCTGGGACTGAGAGCTGAACCTGCGGACACACAG CACTCGAAGCATTCTGAAAGATTTTCCTCTG ACAGCAGCAACGAACATCACAAAGAAATGGAAGACATGATTCCAAGCGCCATGCTGACAC GTCCTACTGAGATGAACTCTAGTTTGCCCTACCTTGAATGGGAAAGTAAATTAGGAAATGTCCACGTCGAAGGAGGTTTCAACTACTCCCATGGAAACCTTGTGGTGCCCAGAAAAGGCAAGTACAGAGTTTACCTGCAGATCACCTACGAGGGTGACCAATCCGAAAGTTGTAATGGAGAGAAGATGGTACTCAAGAACtctgtgtttcttttcagtGACAGTTACCGTAAAGACACACTTCTCCTGTCATCACAGGACACAGTGAAGTGCGACATGCATAATTGGAGTAAATCCCTCTATACAGCGGCCTCATTTGAACTGGAGGCAAACAGCAGACTATGGGTGCGATCATCACACCCTGGTTTTATTGCCAAAAATTATGTTTTCACGTTCTTTGGTGCAGAATTTCAGACAGGTCATGTCTCAGACACCTAA